The genomic DNA TCTTGATGTCTTTTAGACCATATTTTATTGATGTGAAATAATATTAttctttttatttatatattcttatataatataattattttctACTTAATCTGTATTGTCAGGAATTAATATGAAAAGCGGAAGAGGCTGCTCGCAGGACAAGGTTAGCTAAGGTTTTACACtgattcttaatttctcaaataATATTTTTATGTTAATTCATGACATTTTAATTTATTGAATTGAAATTTTTATACAATTTGGTGGATGGATTTGAGGCAAGTTTTATGTTGCTTTTTCAACTGATTTATGATTAGGTTTAATTGTTACTTTTGACATGTTAATTTAGAGAATAAAATATAAACGATTGTGCATGCTGAAATCCGGAACTGTTTGAGGCAGGTTTCatgatttttttataatagaCCTAACATCCCGACATATTTTTTTTCTAGGGAGAGGCAAAATTTGAAGCAACTAAGCAGAGATTATAATGGAATATCAGTGTTTCTAAATTAATTCTCCACAGGCAAAGGGTATTGTTGATGGGTAAAGGAACCCTTGGCTTTGTTGCAGTTCACATTATTATTGCTACTGTCATAGGTCAACTACATGTGGTGATAAAACTGTTGATCGACTAGCAGAGAAGGCTACATGTGATTTTGCTACAACACACAAGTGGTCAGTTATTCCATTAATTGAGTGCCACTCAAACACCAGAGGAAAGGAATGACACTCAACTTTTTTGATTTGGTCATCAAAATATGAAAGAGATGGAAATATATGTTCTGGCAAATTGTAATTGCTATTTGTATCTGAAAAAGGAAAAAGTTGCAACTTATCACGCAAGACTTGGGTCGGAGAGACTGGACTGTTTGTTTGCATTTCACTGACCAATGGTAATTATGTCAAAGCACATTTCTCAATATATTTTGTTAACATTGTTGCCTCTAGTCCTGATATGTGAATTGAAAAGGTTGTTACTAGCTAAGACCTAGGTTGTCATGAGTTATCGCTCAATTATATGACTATTTGTGAAATTGAAACCAACATGTGATTAACTTGCATACATTGTGTTTTGTTGGAGCGACAATTCATCGCTTGGATATTCTAGCAGGCCTTAATATTATGTCTGTTATGCCTTCTGTTTAATTTTATGTGTTATTATCCTGGTGTTGCTACTATTCTTGCTGAGGCGGGTTAGCCGCCGAACTATTTCAATAAGCTAATGGACATTAAGGAAATGTTGTTGGAAATGCAGTTCCTAGGAGTGAAAAATGCTTAGTTGAGTATTCTAGCATGCCTTAAGTTTATGTCTGCTATGTCCTCTGTTTATATTTATGGTTGTGTTTTTTATTCCGTTCGTCTAGGCTGATTATCTAATATATGAGGTCCTTTTTCTACGCATGCATGAAAATTTTGTTTATCATGTCCTTGCAGTGGTTTTGTAAAAAATATTTAATGCTTATAATTTATCTGACTTATCGGTaaaaaaataagtttaaaaaaagtACATGCATAGTTAAACTGATGCTATCTTTAATTGAGTTTTCAAAACTAAAGGATTATTCTCAAAGTACATGTTATATTTACAATGCAGGAAATTCAGTTCTGGATGTTCAGTCAAAATGTTCTTAATCCGTCGTAGGCCTTGGTCTGCAGGTACCTgccaaatatatttttaattttttatttcaaaaatttattAATTGGACGTTCTTTGAATAATCCTATATAAATATCGGTGTATAATTTTTTTCAATATTTATGAACAATATATTTTCTAATACAGTCGGGCATCCTATAATTATTAACAATAACAATATTGCTATTACCGAAGCCAACATTGATAGGGTAAGATGATCATCATCGTGGGAGAGCAGTTAGGTAGATTACTGGCATTGACTTAAAACCATAATGTTTGTTAATAAAACTTTATAAAGGCCTTATCCTTATCAATTCTCTTAAGTGTTAACCGGAAAACTAGATGCTGCACTAGATGACAGATTTTCATGACCCAACTAACCAGAGGACATGCCCCATTTTAGACCATTTCTTTTCCTCAAACCAAATAAGTTCTTGAACCAGTTTTAGCCTTTAGCAATTGTAAAATTCTATATGCTAAATTAACCTTAAACATAACAATCAAAGAACTAATATTGCTCGCACCAGCTACTGAACTAATGGATCCTGATCGTAACTGCCAAATTGATTCATTTTGATTGTGATATTAGAAAATATAACGCAATAATAAAAAACTACAAGTTTCTTATTATAGGCACATGATATTCTTATTAGTCATTTATATGAATATCATTTCCCGTATAAGTTGCAGGTATAATATGTATAATTTGATCGATATAAGCGTACCATCTCATTTTGCTTATGAACTAGCTGTTTTTGTTTCATTTATATGGTGAAAATTTAGTGTACAAGCAAGTTTTATACAAAGTTTTATTGCACTAAACATTTCAAAGAGTTGTATTCATAATCTGATTTTTAAGTTTAGTCTAAGTTTTGGTCAGTGATCTGGAAGGACTCTTGCAGTGGATTCTTCTTAataaattattatcttattttgtTGTAATGGATTTTTGTAATGATGGATGGACTGCAATTGAAAGTGATAATCAAGTAGTAAGGATCAGTCCTAATTGCAGAAGTTTTCTCTAGGCGGCAGGTGTTTTGGCTAGAAATTGTATTAAGTAGTTCAAAATGCTTTTACATGAGTTTAATATCTAATATCTCTTAAGATTGGCTCAAGATATTTTAGTTGGTTATGCTGAACCGGGCGACTAGGAGTATTTTTGATAGGCATCAATGTGGCAACACAGATGAGGAAAGATCATATATTGGAAGGATTAAGTTAGTTTCTATCTGATAGTACAAGTTTTCCAAATGTTCATAAGCAAAACAATCAGATGATTGTCTAAACAAAAGCTTCACGTTCTTTCTCCGCATATGTCTGTTTTGATGTCAGTTTCGCTTCCCTGACACGAGTTTGAGAATGTCTTAGTGCTTTCAACAACTAAGCCTTGCATGCATCTTTATCAAATGTATGTGTTTCAACTTTACCTAATTAATTGATGGTGAAAAATGGTTGATTCCCATGTAAAAGGGAATGAATGATCACGAGCCCAACTATTGGAGCTTGGTGATGATTACAGACTAGCCTAGCAATGTCATATGGTTTTTTGCTTTTTTTTTCTGTTTCCGTAGGCTTGTGTCATGTGTTTCAGGCCCTGGGTTGTTTCTCTAATGTTTAGTAGCTTCAAGATATAAAATTGTAAGCAAAGTGGCATGCaccttatattatatatataaatataaattatcaAAAAGGTTGTTTTGATCGTTTTTGAATAATATGAATGAAAGTGTCATGAAAATTCTGCCATTTATATAGCACATGTCGTCTTTTAAAAAAtgcaaaataattttattgagtTACCGTGTGAAAAACAAGCAATTTggttttttaattataaaatattaattttgacATCCTAAAATAAGAATACTAGAGTAAAGTTCCCAACATATATTAATTatctataaataaataattttgacatcataaccaaaattattttaaataatttatcaTGTTATATTGCTTTATTATGTATTTTCACACATAAGATGAGACTTacattatttttaggattttctCCCATTTTTGTGCtgcttttttttttcaaaatttgaGTTATTGACTCATTTTCGATATCTCTCGAGTCTTTGAGTACCATATCAAAtctcttttctcttttcttctaTTTTTACTTTTTCTTCGTCTTTCcaatattttttatttgttttagtATTCATTTTTATAATGGTTatcaattaaaaataaattaaatatacaCTAGAAAATTATTAATCATCAATTAAAATTGTCAAATTAAGATAAAGTATATGTTATTGAGATTTTTATCTACAATTTTGAATAGCAGACGTGATAATTCTAAATTTTGAATTTCACGTATTCTTTATACTAAAATAAAGTAAGTAATAATTTGTAAATTGTTAACTTTCATTTTAAAGAAAACACGAGTTAGTACAAATTGTTAAATTTATTTTGTGAAAGTTTAATTATACTTTATGTTAAAAAAAACCTCTCATGATAATATATATTTGTGAAAATATGAGCCAAATCGatagaaaaataaattataaatttgtaaaaataGCTTTTAGtataatttttgaatataattttatttaaatttttattggACATATTAATTGTTTAGTAAATTTATTGTTAGGTTGTGAGACGGTTCCAGGTGGCCACGTCGATTAAAGATATCTAATTTAATTATAGCGAGCAAAATGAGgggaaaaaaattataaattcaaaaaaatcatattttaatatgaattctgactatcatttttatttttaattacattttttattaaatttatttttaataataaatcaTTTATATTGTCATGTTTAACAATCACTAGAACACAATATCAAATATTAAATGCGAAACGACGTCTGAATTTGACGTCGAAAAGGTTATATGATATAATCATATATATAGACAAATCAAgagaaaaataaattataaaattgtAAAAATTATCTTTTAGTATGAATTttgaatataattttatttaacaaaataaatgtTTACTAAATTTCATTTATAAAGTAAAATGCTCTCATCAGAATAATCATCTTATATAAATGTAAAATGCGAGATGGCGCAGGAAGGCGACGTCGAGTAAAGTTGTTTGATATAATTATATTGAATCAAATTGTGGAAAAATAAAGTAAAAATTTTGAAAACCCATCTTTTAGTATATATTTTGactataattttaatttaatatttcattAAACATGTAAAATATTTATTAAGTGAACATTTTCAATcttaaaaattagattttataatattttttttaatattctttccttcatgtaaataattataaaaattaacaaaaagttttaatatataatatatatatatatatataataagaCTATTATTAAATGAGATATAAGATACCAAATATGTGCTCATATTTGATATGGACTATAACTAAGTGGTACCAAGATTACCACACATAAATTATAACATATAGAAATTTAGACGTATGTTGACATGTTAActaaaattttcttttttatgTTAAAATAGTATATTTCAGAGTTGATAGCTCCAAAGAAATAAGAGTGAAAAAATTCGAAGACCGTCGGTCTCAAGATGAATCGACCTAAATATAAGGTCAAAGTCATTTATTTAAATTCTAAATAAAAAATTTCAACTTAAAAAAAAATTTTGGAAAACGAAAAATAATCATTTTAGAGTTCTAAGCGTTTTAAAAAATGCGAgatattttttttctaaaaaaacaAACTCCGTGTTAATGATAAACTAAGATTTGAATCGAAAAAAGATGACAATATTTTCTTTATTGTTCGTATCttatgttttatgatttttaagCGACGGTACTATTTTTGATCACTTGACAATATTAAGTCATTATAACTGTTAAGGCCaaattatttatatgaattaagtggctaaaatttcttttcttttttgtAATGTAATTAAAAAAGTTTGTTTCGATGATACCCGATCATCGTTGAAACCATTATTATTTTACGGATTTTACTATATTTTTTCTTATTCGCGTATATAAGATAGTCTATTTTTGTTGACTATATTGAAATAAATTTAATATGCGTATATATTTTTTTTGCAATTTGTTCGGTGTTTGTTACTAATTGTAACAATGTAATGTAATGAATAATAAAGTATCGTACCTGCCGCTGGTCAGTAATTTTGTAATAGGTTTCAAATTTGACAATATCAAATGTGTAATCGATCTATATAGATTTCTTTTAGACAAAACTATATTAACCATGTTTTGTAAATAAGATAAATCGGTCGAATTAGTACTCATAACTTTTTCGCGCCACTTAGTCACTAAGTACTCGATgttaaaaattatttgaaaatgaGTACATATAAATTAGTCGATTAATCAAATTTTgtagaaataattaaataaaatcgATATTCAATTTTAATAACAATGAATATAAATTAAGAAAACTCAATATGAATAACATTGATGTAAATTTTTGTAGAAATTTCAAATTTTATCATTATATTttcttaaattaaaaaaataaaaatataatatttgcATAGCACAAGCACCTTGTTCGGGATCGGAAAGGGAACAGGGTCTAGAAGTTATTTCGTTCGAATTTGGGGGTAATGGATCTATGTTCGTGGCGGAAACATCAAATTCTCTTATTGATCTGTTAATCACTATTCAAGTTATTAGTATTCTTTCTATTGAATATAATATAAGAAAAAACTTATTTTTAATTTCTTACTTCATTcttttataattacaaaaatacTAAACCGTATGCGTAGCACGACCATATTCCTAGTTAACTTAAGGGATGTAAATGATGATTGAACATGTACACTAATaagatatttaacatataaataaAATGGTTCAACATAATTTTCTCGaaaatataacaaataataatttatatacatAGAAATAGAAATACAACACGTGTCATCAATATATTGGTTTTTCATATAAATAGTATAACTTCTATATTTAAATATGAAAATAAAGTTACTTCAAAGATAAAAATAAAGTTGCCTCCTTGTGAGAGATATTTTAGGGAAATGCTATTTCCAgagttgatttttaattttcagagCAAATAAAATATGAAAAGACAAAACCGTCCCCGTGCATACACAATAACatcttaaaaaaaatataatgtGAGGGGTAATTTCATCTTTTCATATTTTTTCAGctctgaaaataaaaaaaattgctATGGAAATAACATTTCCCATATTTTATGAGATTTTAATTGTAAATTTGAAGGAAATGATATCTAAAGTTATCATTGGAGATTCCCGAATAATTTTtgtatataatatataaaataataataatggATGCATAATTTATATTGGTACCCTTTTTTTAAAGCTAGCATTTTTTCTCCCCGAAGTTGTGTAATCTCATACTACCAATCATTCCAAAGTTGAGAACTTTTTCATTTAATTATTCTCCAGGCCCCATTTTCTTGATCCCCAAATGACATGGTTTGTTAAACATTAAACACCTTGGGAATCGTGATGATAAAAAAGAGGGTGTGTTCATCATCCTCCTCCTCATTAATTGTTGGATTATTGTCAAATTACCAACGTTGTTGCTGTTCTTGTTCAATGGCCGCCAATTCATCTTCAACTTTGGTTAGAAATAGTTACAGAGATGCATTTGAATTGGATAGTATTAATGGGTTTCGATCTTTTGGCCTAAAGTTAAAACCTTTTTCAAGAACAGTGTGTGTCAAATCTTGCGGTGACAAGATTAATGGGAATGGGAATAATAAGTTCTTGTTTAAGGGTAGAAGAAGGCCTAGGGCTTTTTCGCCTTCGCTTTCGCAATTGATTGGTGGGGATTCTGGTAAGAAGAGTAATGGGATTATTGATCAAGTGTTTGATAAAAGTAGAGGCTGTCATACTCTTGGATTTCCTGACCCTCTTCCTCAGAAATTGGTGGTTGCTGTTGATGTTGATGAGGGTATTTCTGTTTTTTTTACTATAAAGTTGTCCTTTTTCGATTTTTTATGATGTTTTTTATGTGTTATATCTGCATTCAGTGTTTTTTTTGTTCTATCATGTATTGGTATTGACATAGAGACTTGTTAAGTTGTTTGGAGATTCTGCAGCTGCTTATGTGGTTTGGATTTTTTTATTAAGAATTGAGTGTGAGGGTATAGGTTATACTACTTCTTTATGAGCTGGTTTTGCGCTACTTGCTTATCTATTTGCCGTGCAGTCTGTTATGCTATTATGTCATGTATTTATATTGTTTTTTTCTTCTGTATGCAGTTCTTGGAAACTTTGTATCAGCTTTAAATAGATTTATTGCAGATCATTATTCTTCAAATCATTCCGTTTCAGAGTATCATGTGTATGAATTCTTCAAGGTACTGTTCCGTCTTTTAGTTGAATGCTGCAGTTTTGTACATTTTTAATTATGTTATGTTCACTACTAGTGCAGGTTCACTAACTAGGGTATATTTGGATTATCAAGGGGAACAGGAATGAGGGTAAGAAGAGGAAAGGGAGCGTTTAGAAATACTAGTACGTATTAAGGAACTAGCTAACCAGTTAATGGGATATAGGTTCATTTCAACACTTTAATCTCCTATGTTAAACAGTAACAAATTGGAATAAGATTCTAATTTAACTGGGTTGTAATACTATGAACCAGATGCCCCCTAAGAAATATAACAGATTGTATTATGATAAAGGTTGTACTAGACGTATCCTTGGACTTCTAGCAGGTTTTTGTATACATGTTCCTACTTCTTGACAAGACTGATGAATTGTGGTTTCTAAATTATTCCAAGCATGTTTCTTTTTCTCTGTCTTAGTATGTTAGGAAGAATATGTTGGCAGATTACCAGTATAAGAGAAGCAAGAGGTTTGATTTGTTTTCTAATTGAGAGTAGAGAACTGCATTTtttaaagtttatgattcattgtAAGCTAGCTGAAAGCATGGTAAGTTGACTGTCAAAAGGGAACACTCACGGGTCTTGTGGAATCTATAGATCACAGTCGAGTAAGTTTAGGATGAATGTGTTGCATAGACATGCTTGTGAGTGAAGTTATAACATATTATGTTCTAATTGACTTGTTCGAAATTATGTTAGTGTTTGCTTTTCTGTATTTTCTGAATTTTGGATTCTTCAAGATAACTTAAGAATTTGTATGACATATATTAAGCAGCATGTGTTGACATTATTACTTATCAGAAAATCATACCTTGTCCGTGAATCTAATCTATCAAGGCAAGTGCATTTAGCGTACTCTTGAAAGGGGTTTAGGTTTAATTTGTGATGCGGAATTAAATTTATATTGacgcgcgcgcacacacacatacatattaTTAGGAACGTTCTAGATGATGGTAGAGAATAAGAAAAGGAATTGTATTCTTCTTATTAAAAAGATTGTACTTTTTGTTGGTTAAGTTTGGATTTACTCCAATATGGTTAagtaattttatttttttaataagaCTTTAATTAAGACTAATTTGCACTTTGCATCCCAAAACTTTGGCCGAATCTCAGTTCAggtttaatattttaaactaaaacaGTTTGCATCCCAAAGTTTAGAAACGCCATCATTATGCATCCCTTTAATGTTTCTGACGTTAAGTCAGACGTTAAAATTGTTGTCAGGGTATTTCTGGTAATGCATATTTTTAAAAAGTTTATGCAAACGTAAATTACAGTTTGCACCCCATATTTTATCTTGAATCTCATTTTAGGCCTATAACTATATACTGTAACAGTTTGCAtcccaaaattaattttaaacaaaataaataaatttatctaaaataattctATTTTCTTTTACCAAGTTTTGGTATAATTTAAAATGAAGTATAATAAGTCGAAGTATAATATTCCCTCCGCCCCACcccaattctttacattggggACGGGGGCTCGACACGCATTTTAGACTCGTATAAAAAAAAGTTGtgtcaattttttttaaatttttttttcttctaaataaaaatataattttcaaatttttatacaaaaaaaataatttaaaaatcaattatgaaattttgatttATTATAGCCTCAATTATGGGACGAGGGAGTATTATATTAAGAAAAAGGAGTAAATAATCATTAGCTAAATAAAATAAGCGTAATGGGAATAATTAAAGATAGTCAGATCCTAATACTTGAAAATTAATTTAAACGGTCATGATTATATATTATTTACTTAAATCCATAAATAACTTATGATTTtatgatttgtaaattttataaataaagtAATACCGTATTATGAAATTCTTAATCAACTTTCTCTATATTTTCTTTCTGTTTCTAGTTATATTATAACTGTGAAAACAACACTGAGTTAATCATTATTTTGTGACTTTCGTGTGAGcagtaaaattttataaattgTATTTTAGAACTTATAATATAACCAAAATAATAAAGATTCCGCGTCAAAAAATTATATACATTAGACCAAATTAACTAATGGTCCAGTTTTAAAATTTTGATGTGAACATAATAAATAATATAACTCGATTGTTTTTTGAAATTACAATTATTTTTTATGATAATACGAATTACAAAATTCTAGGATGCAAAGTGAGATTTGAAGAAAATATTAGGATGCAAATTGAAATATAAAAGTGTTACCAAAAATGCCCCTCTGACAATTAACGTTAACGTCTGAGTTAACGTCAAAACTGTCACAGGGATGCAAAAAGTCATCGTTTTTTAAATTTAGGATGCAAACTGTTAAGGTTAAAAGTAATGGGACCAAAGTGAGATTCAACCAAAGTTTTGGGATGCAAAGTGCTAATTAGTCTTTAATTAATTATCGGATTGAGATTTTTTTCTTGGTAGTGGTTCTTCTGCAGTTGGACTTGGATCACCTTGGCGCTATCGGTTCTGTGTTTAATCCACTCAAAATAATCAATATATCATTCTGCATCAGTTTTGGTTGTCTAATAATGCATGGCCGTCTACGTCAGAGAAAGGAGATGCTCCTTCCTTTTCTCTAAAAAGTATACTAAATGTGCTTCTTTAATTGGTACTTCTAGTATAGCAAGGGGGGCTACTCATAGAGGGTCTAGTATCATTGATTGGGGTCACTATTGTTCCATTAAAGAGACCTGCTACTTTTTCTAGTATGTACATCTTCTGCGAACTATATAATAACCTTTTGGTTAATCGGACAAGTCAGTTATGTTATACGGCATTCTGATTTACTTATGTGTCTGTACATGAAGAGATCTCTTTACTTAATATCTTCCTCATGTTTTTACACGAGTCAATTATGTTACACGTCATTATAATCGACTCATGATTCTGTACATAGAGAAATCTGTTTAACTTAATATTTTCCTTATGTTTTACAGATTTGGAACTGCTCCAGGAAAGAAGGTAATCCTGATCTCTCCTTTACTTAAAAAAAATTGAGCTATACAATCTAATCTTAGTTACGCATGAAAAATATGTTTGCAAGCTTGTCGGCACAGACTAATTAATCAATATGCATTCTTAATATCAAATAAATTACTACTATGTTTATCCTTGTATGTTAAAAGTAGGCCATACTATAAATGTTTGACTTGGAGGTGAAATCTAGAAATTTGCTTGCATTATAATTTGTTGTTATAACATATTAAATTAGACGAGTTCATGGCCGGTCT from Apium graveolens cultivar Ventura chromosome 5, ASM990537v1, whole genome shotgun sequence includes the following:
- the LOC141724491 gene encoding uncharacterized protein LOC141724491 isoform X2: MIKKRVCSSSSSSLIVGLLSNYQRCCCSCSMAANSSSTLVRNSYRDAFELDSINGFRSFGLKLKPFSRTVCVKSCGDKINGNGNNKFLFKGRRRPRAFSPSLSQLIGGDSGKKSNGIIDQVFDKSRGCHTLGFPDPLPQKLVVAVDVDEVLGNFVSALNRFIADHYSSNHSVSEYHVYEFFKIWNCSRKEADIRVHEFFKTSYFKKGINPLPGAQQALQNLSRFCNLSVVTSRQNVIKDHTVEWIETHFPGLFREIHFGNHFALDGQSRPKSDICRSLGAKVLIDDNPKYAAECAEAGIKVLLFDYDNTYPWCKVESVAQHPLVVKVHNWEEVEQQLVSQVVS
- the LOC141724491 gene encoding uncharacterized protein LOC141724491 isoform X3 is translated as MIKKRVCSSSSSSLIVGLLSNYQRCCCSCSMAANSSSTLVRNSYRDAFELDSINGFRSFGLKLKPFSRTVCVKSCGDKINGNGNNKFLFKGRRRPRAFSPSLSQLIGGDSGKKSNGIIDQVFDKSRGCHTLGFPDPLPQKLVVAVDVDEVLGNFVSALNRFIADHYSSNHSVSEYHVYEFFKIWNCSRKEADIRVHEFFKTSYFKKGINPLPGAQQALQNLSRFCNLSVVTSRQNVIKDHTVEWIETHFPGLFREIHFGNHFALDGQSRPKSDICRSLGAKVLIDDNPKYAAECAEAGIKVLLFDYDNTYPWCKVESVAQHPLVVKRKG
- the LOC141724491 gene encoding uncharacterized protein LOC141724491 isoform X4 — its product is MIKKRVCSSSSSSLIVGLLSNYQRCCCSCSMAANSSSTLVRNSYRDAFELDSINGFRSFGLKLKPFSRTVCVKSCGDKINGNGNNKFLFKGRRRPRAFSPSLSQLIGGDSGKKSNGIIDQVFDKSRGCHTLGFPDPLPQKLVVAVDVDEVLGNFVSALNRFIADHYSSNHSVSEYHVYEFFKIWNCSRKEADIRVHEFFKTSYFKKGINPLPGAQQALQNLSRFCNLSVVTSRQNVIKDHTVEWIETHFPGLFREIHFGNHFALDGQSRPKSDICS